From a single Lolium rigidum isolate FL_2022 chromosome 7, APGP_CSIRO_Lrig_0.1, whole genome shotgun sequence genomic region:
- the LOC124672605 gene encoding probable protein phosphatase 2C 58, translating to MVATAEFNDPFIDWTDVSMSSQQLREAREAAAGAEARIVAAARQREREAQALRCSVGLHGAEKEAVRATGRGKSKASARKVTYGFHLVEGKMAHGMEDRHVAEFRRLEDGNEVGLFGVFDGHSGAGVAAYLRNHLFDNILGEPDFWEDTMGAIRRAYHRTDRKVLRKKKATTVDGEERPRRGGSTAVTVILLNGETLVVANVGDSRAVVCEAGKARQLSVDHEPLRERDAIESRGGFVTQMHGDVPRVDASLAMSRAFGDRKLKEHISSDPDVAIEDVGDDTEFVVLASDGLWKVMANQEAVDDVRDTRDARKAAVKLVDEAVQRGSKDDIACVVVRIHSN from the exons ATGGTGGCCACGGCGGAGTTCAATGACCCGTTCATCGATTGGACGGACGTGTCCATGTCCAGTCAGCAGCTCAGGGAAGCCCGAGAAGCGGCAGCGGGCGCCGAAGCTCGAATCGTCGCTGCGGCTCGTCAACGTGAGAGGGAGGCGCAGGCGCTCAGGTGTAGT GTCGGCCTCCACGGCGCCGAAAAGGAGGCGGTGCGCGCGACGGGGAGAGGCAAGAGCAAGGCGTCGGCGCGGAAGGTGACCTACGGCTTCCACCTGGTGGAGGGCAAGATGGCGCACGGCATGGAGGACCGGCACGTGGCCGAGTTCCGGCGCCTGGAGGACGGCAACGAGGTGGGCCTCTTCGGCGTCTTCGACGGCCACTCGGGCGCCGGCGTCGCCGCATACCTCCGGAACCACCTCTTCGACAACATCCTCGGCGAGCCGGATTTCTGGGAGGACACCATGGGCGCGATCCGGCGCGCCTACCACCGCACGGACCGGAAGGTGCTCAGGAAGAAGAAGGCGACCACGGTCGATGGGGAGGAGAGGCCGCGACGCGGCGGGTCGACGGCGGTGACGGTGATCCTGCTCAACGGCGAGACGCTGGTGGTGGCCAACGTGGGGGACTCCCGCGCCGTCGTGTGCGAGGCCGGCAAGGCCAGGCAGCTCTCCGTGGACCACGAGCCGCTCCGGGAGCGCGACGCCATCGAGAGCAGGGGAGGCTTCGTCACCCAGATGCACG GGGACGTGCCTCGGGTGGATGCGTCGCTGGCGATGTCGCGGGCGTTCGGGGACCGGAAGCTCAAGGAGCACATCAGCTCCGACCCGGACGTGGCCATCGAGGACGTCGGCGACGACACCGAGTTCGTCGTCCTCGCCAGCGACGGGCTCTGGAAGGTGATGGCCAACCAGGAGGCGGTGGACGATGTCAGGGACACGAGGGACGCCCGGAAGGCGGCGGTGAAGCTCGTCGACGAGGCCGTCCAGAGGGGAAGCAAGGACGACATCGCCTGCGTCGTCGTGCGCATCCACTCAAATTAG